From a single Brassica napus cultivar Da-Ae chromosome C9, Da-Ae, whole genome shotgun sequence genomic region:
- the LOC111211183 gene encoding protein SOB FIVE-LIKE 6-like — MDLSDLEYSDAGESGWTMYLDHSCSVTLHHFDDDNGVTKQEHDDDSSMVSDASSGPPYYSEEAVPEVPLQQNTQYWCKSKIKNKKKVHEEQGYIEGFNSCLDDTASSLATGKEVSAHKKHRDQYQQLDYFSQSYSTRRIIKGKYESGFLQQAFPVEKFASDHQGYGGSNQIKRTG; from the exons ATGGATTTGTCGGATTTAGAATACAGCGATGCGGGAGAATCAGGTTGGACAATGTACTTGGACCATTCTTGTTCTGTTACATTGCATCATTTTGATGATGACAATGGAGTAacaaaacaagaacatgatgATGATTCTTCAATGGTGTCGGATGCATCATCCGGGCCTCCTTATTACTCTGAAGAGGCAGTCCCCGAGGTTCCCCTCCAACAAAACACACAATATTGGTGCAAgagcaaaatcaagaacaagaagaaagtTCATGAAGAACAAGGATATATTGAGGGATTCAATTCTTGTCTTGATGACACAGCTTCTTCATTG GCAACTGGAAAAGAAGTATCAGCACATAAGAAACATCGAGATCAATACCAACAATTAGATTATTTCTCCCAAAGCTACTCCACGAGAAGAATAATCAAG GGAAAATATGAATCGGGTTTCCTACAACAAGCTTTCCCGGTTGAGAAATTTGCATCGGATCATCAAGGTTATG GCGGCAGTAACCAGATAAAGAGAACAGGATAA
- the LOC111211192 gene encoding uncharacterized protein At4g04775-like, with the protein MTSSSSSSSGSAARRSVHGVPKKCWCGKGLSIWASETKENPFRRFYRCEIALQRKYESHLFKWKDEAILDEVSTVEAKVLDLVHDFQSLSKSVTEQIDSHKTWLQELEVEMMSKLNEHMSKVAQSMDEATRQFKEDMHATLNSNTNTTLLSNNGPVHNFASAVGIVLAIACLYWKLL; encoded by the exons ATGACCAGTTCGTCTTCTTCAAGCTCCGGATCCGCTGCCCGCAGGTCCGTTCACGGCGTCCCAAAAAAATGTTGGTGTGGGAAAGGACTCAGCATCTGGGCTTCAGAAACCAAGGAGAACCCATTCCGAAGATTTTACCGCTGCGAAATCGCCCTACAG AGGAAATATGAGTCCCACCTCTTTAAGTGGAAAGACGAAGCAATACTAGATGAAGTTAGTACGGTGGAGGCCAAAGTCTTGGATCTCGTCCACGACTTTCAGTCCCTCTCGAAGAGCGTAACTGAACAGATTGACTCACACAAGACTTGGCTACAGGAGCTTGAGGTTGAGATGATGTCTAAGCTCAATGAACACATGTCGAAGGTGGCCCAATCTATGGATGAAGCAACTCGACAGTTCAAAGAAGACATGCATGCTACTCTCAATTCAAACACGAACACAACACTTCTCAGCAACAATGGACCGGTTCATAACTTCGCATCTGCTGTTGGCATTGTGTTAGCTATCGCATGCCTCTATTGGAAGCTCCTCTGA
- the LOC111211193 gene encoding uncharacterized protein LOC111211193 → MTSNIAEQLNNALVEGRTSPIMELIIFIQRMMTRWFSARRKKAEKHRGIVSVEVDKEMTKSMAIMKGSKVNSVSNWTCEIVGKFRRKERVMLAEKKCDCKYFDKLQIPCGHAMIAADSLGVTYETLVGHWYKTTTWRETYAGIINPEGDPRDVDVPEHVKEMVLMPPLTSRPAGRRRKNRIPSTGEFPVFKKTKLIPNRCGRYRGVGHNRSRCNEPI, encoded by the exons ATGACTAGCAATATAGCTGAGCAGCTGAACAACGCTTTGGTGGAAGGGAGGACGTCTCCGATAATGGAATTGATAATATTCATTCAGAGGATGATGACAAGGTGGTTTTCTGCTAGGAGAAAGAAAGCAGAGAAGCATAGGGGGATTGTTAGTGTGGAGGTTGATAAAGAGATGACCAAAAGTATGGCAATAATGAAGGGTAGCAAAGTGAACTCGGTCTCTAATTGGACTTGTGAAATTGTGGGAAAGTTTAGAAGAAAGGAGCGTGTGATGCTTGCTGAAAAGAAATGTGATTGCAAGTATTTTGATAAGCTACAAATTCCCTGTGGTCATGCAATGATTGCTGCTGACAGTTTGGGAGTGACATATGAAACATTGGTGGGTCACTGGTACAAGACAACGACTTGGAGGGAGACATATGCTGGTATAATTAATCCGGAGGGAGATCCAAGAGATGTGGATGTTCCTGAACACGTTAAGGAGATGGTGTTGATGCCGCCCTTAACGTCGAGGCCAGCAGGGCGTCGTAGGAAGAATAGAATCCCCTCTACTGGTGAATTCCCG GTGTTTAAGAAGACAAAGCTGATTCCTAATAGGTGTGGAAGATATCGTGGTGTAGGGCACAACAGGAGCCGTTGCAATGAACCCATATAG
- the LOC111211195 gene encoding squalene epoxidase 1-like codes for MLTTMMEPQLLGWLSPLVISVVLVISVFAFYGLLVKTRRNSNKLDSTTSKIHHDRTVTSTVGSLNVNGGDTVSDVIVVGAGVAGSALAYTLGKDNRRVHVIERDLSEPDRIVGELLQPGGYLKLLELGIEDCVEEIDAQRVYGYALFKNGKRIRLAYPLEKFHTDVSGRSFHNGRFIQRMREKAASLPNVQLEQGTVVSLLEENGTIKGVRYKNKAGEESTAFAALTIVCDGCFSNLRRSLCNPQVDVPSCFVGLVLENCNLPYANHGHVVLADPSPILMYPISSTEVRCLVDVPGQKVPSIANGEMENYLKTVVAPQMPHEVYDSFIAAVNKGNIKSMPNRSMPASPYPTPGALLMGDAFNMRHPLTGGGMTVALSDIVVLRNLLRPLRDLSDGSSLCKYLESFYTLRKPVASTINTLANALYKVFCSSKDEARNEMREACFDYLSLGGMCTSGPVSLLSGLNPRPLTLVCHFFAVAVYGVIRLLIPFPSPKRMWLGAKLISGASGIIFPIIKAEGVRQMFFPATVPAYYRAPPVKGETKCS; via the exons ATGCTAACGACGATGATGGAGCCTCAATTACTCGGTTGGCTCTCGCCTCTCGTGATCTCTGTCGTTCTAGTGATCTCAGTCTTCGCTTTCTACGGACTTCTCGTGAAGACGAGGCGGAACAGTAATAAACTAGACTCTACAACTTCGAAGATCCATCACGATCGCACAGTCACATCAACCGTTGGATCCCTGAATGTTAACGGCGGAGATACAGTCTCTGATGTTATCGTTGTTGGAGCCGGAGTCGCTGGTTCTGCTCTGGCCTACACTCTTGGAAAG GATAATCGTCGTGTTCATGTGATTGAAAGAGATTTATCAGAGCCGGATCGTATCGTTGGGGAGCTTTTACAACCCGGTGGCTATCTCAAGTTACTTGAGTTGGGTATTGAAG ATTGCGTGGAGGAAATAGATGCTCAGCGAGTGTATGGTTATGCACTTTTCAAGAACGGGAAACGCATTCGCTTAGCTTACCCCTTGGAGAAGTTTCACACAGATGTATCTGGAAGGAGCTTTCACAATGGTCGCTTTATTCAAAGAATGCGTGAGAAAGCTGCTTCACTTCCCAA TGTTCAGTTAGAGCAAGGAACAGTTGTTTCTCTTCTAGAAGAGAATGGAACAATCAAAGGTGTTAGATATAAGAATAAAGCAGGAGAGGAATCAACAGCATTTGCAGCTTTGACTATAGTCTGTGACGGTTGCTTCTCAAACCTGCGTCGCTCTCTATGCAATCCTCAG GTCGATGTACCATCATGTTTTGTGGGTTTGGTCCTAGAGAACTGCAACCTCCCATACGCAAACCACGGACACGTCGTCTTAGCAGATCCATCACCAATCTTGATGTATCCAATCAGCAGCACAGAGGTCAGATGTCTGGTCGACGTCCCTGGTCAGAAAGTGCCTTCTATCGCAAACGGTGAAATGGAAAACTATTTGAAAACCGTTGTGGCTCCTCAG ATGCCTCATGAGGTCTATGACTCTTTCATCGCCGCGGTTAACAAAGGAAACATCAAGTCCATGCCCAACAGAAGCATGCCGGCTTCTCCTTACCCTACTCCAGGAGCTTTGTTGATGGGAGACGCATTCAACATGCGTCATCCGTTAACAGGTGGAGGCATGACGGTTGCGTTATCCGACATTGTTGTCCTGCGTAATCTCCTTAGACCGCTCCGTGACCTTAGTGACGGTTCTAGTCTCTGCAAATATCTCGAATCTTTTTACACTCTACGGAAG CCAGTGGCGTCAACGATCAACACCCTTGCGAATGCGCTTTACAAAGTGTTCTGTTCGTCGAAAGATGAAGCGAGAAACGAGATGAGGGAAGCTTGTTTTGATTATCTGAGCCTTGGTGGTATGTGCACGAGCGGACCAGTGTCTTTGCTTTCGGGTTTGAACCCTCGACCGTTGACTCTTGTCTGCCATTTCTTTGCGGTTGCCGTTTATGGAGTCATTCGGTTGTTAATCCCCTTCCCTTCTCCAAAACGCATGTGGCTTGGAGCCAAATTGATCTCG GGAGCATCGGGGATAATATTTCCGATAATAAAAGCGGAAGGAGTGAGGCAGATGTTTTTCCCAGCGACTGTGCCTGCATACTACAGAGCTCCTCCGGTTAAAGGAGAAACCAAATGTTCATAG
- the LOC111210042 gene encoding uncharacterized protein LOC111210042, with amino-acid sequence MRKRGENKNRFFRIITMPLKVLGKARDLYMRSITGCAARTHYSSADAVSVPFPRSRSTSSAFSSTTSSRRMSSDFTFDDDYSELVRAASVRSLGHKNEIDMIRHQQLQQRQENRVAVGAVAGVKGGLPKSSSVGMPMARIDEENEEEGSLKNHKKGSDFLYPRSRSHAVTIRGSKF; translated from the coding sequence ATGAGAAAGAGAGGAGAAAACAAGAACAGATTCTTTAGAATCATTACCATGCCTCTAAAAGTTTTAGGCAAGGCTCGTGACCTCTACATGCGAAGCATCACAGGCTGCGCAGCTCGCACTCACTACTCCTCAGCTGATGCCGTCTCCGTTCCCTTTCCGAGAAGCCGGAGCACCTCCTCAGccttctcctccaccacctcttCGCGGAGGATGTCTTCCGATTTCACCTTCGACGATGACTACAGCGAGCTGGTCAGAGCTGCTTCCGTTAGGAGTTTAGGTCATAAGAACGAGATTGACATGATCAGACATCAGCAGCTTCAGCAGCGACAAGAAAATCGCGTTGCGGTGGGAGCGGTTGCTGGTGTAAAAGGAGGTTTGCCAAAGAGCTCGAGTGTAGGGATGCCAATGGCGAGGATtgatgaagaaaatgaagaagagggATCACTGAAGAATCATAAGAAAGGATCTGATTTCTTATACCCTCGTAGCAGATCACACGCGGTTACTATTAGAGGATCCAAGTTTTAA